A window of the Vibrio fluvialis genome harbors these coding sequences:
- a CDS encoding chemotaxis protein CheW, whose protein sequence is MSSPLLSSEQALDDYFTALLDEELGEQDLAPQSQPEPEPALEPMMQSVAEKSYFEEELEEIDLPNLDDVQRLLSQLENSNPVAELDLEEVMEQNTIQIAQAEAPAVVEEIQEWNIEPEVVVEPQVLVAEPDVETLVEVEALNGTSLEQELTAEIEVDETPQTEAGRFDLSRWDNAVRADNFQVLYFDVNGVTFAVPLDELGGIHRKGSLNHLIGRPGWYLGLQTNRDAQLDVVDTAKWVMAEKLRDDSYKADYQYIVMLGESMWGLACTKLLGTELLNSEKVRWREQVGKRPWLAGMVKEKMCALVHVEALIAMLNAGLDVKALDK, encoded by the coding sequence ATGAGTAGCCCGTTGCTGTCGAGTGAACAAGCGCTGGATGATTACTTCACTGCTCTGCTAGATGAAGAGCTGGGTGAACAGGATCTTGCGCCGCAGAGTCAGCCTGAGCCAGAACCCGCATTAGAGCCGATGATGCAATCGGTGGCGGAAAAGAGTTACTTCGAAGAAGAGCTCGAAGAAATTGATTTGCCCAACCTGGATGATGTCCAGCGCCTGCTGAGCCAGTTAGAAAACAGCAACCCGGTTGCTGAGCTGGATCTTGAAGAGGTGATGGAGCAGAACACCATTCAGATCGCTCAGGCTGAAGCGCCTGCTGTGGTGGAAGAGATTCAGGAATGGAACATCGAACCCGAGGTCGTTGTTGAGCCTCAGGTGTTGGTGGCGGAACCTGACGTCGAAACGTTGGTAGAAGTCGAAGCGCTGAACGGCACCAGCTTAGAACAAGAGCTGACTGCTGAGATTGAGGTTGATGAAACACCCCAAACTGAGGCAGGCCGTTTTGATCTCAGTCGTTGGGATAACGCCGTACGTGCCGACAACTTTCAAGTACTCTACTTCGACGTCAACGGGGTGACTTTTGCTGTACCGCTGGATGAGCTGGGAGGTATTCACCGTAAAGGCTCTCTCAATCACCTGATTGGTCGTCCGGGCTGGTATCTTGGCCTGCAAACTAACCGTGATGCACAGCTGGACGTGGTGGATACGGCGAAGTGGGTGATGGCGGAAAAGCTACGCGATGATAGTTATAAAGCGGACTACCAGTACATCGTCATGCTCGGCGAAAGTATGTGGGGGTTGGCATGCACTAAACTATTAGGCACCGAGCTGCTGAATAGTGAAAAAGTTCGCTGGCGGGAACAAGTGGGTAAGCGCCCTTGGCTTGCTGGAATGGTTAAAGAAAAAATGTGTGCTCTGGTTCATGTTGAAGCATTGATCGCTATGCTTAATGCAGGACTTGATGTAAAAGCACTCGATAAATAA
- a CDS encoding chemotaxis protein CheW has protein sequence MSQTNEVEVRKEHSNDEVLQWVTFQLEEETYGINVMQVREVLRYTEIAPVPGAPDYVLGIINLRGNVVTVIDTRSRFGLMQGEITDNTRIIVIESERQVIGILVDSVAEVVYLRSSEIDTTPSVGTDESSKFIQGVSNRDGKLLILVDLNKLLTDEEWDEMAHL, from the coding sequence ATGTCTCAAACTAACGAAGTTGAAGTGAGAAAAGAACACTCTAACGACGAAGTGCTGCAGTGGGTGACGTTCCAGCTAGAAGAAGAAACGTACGGCATCAATGTAATGCAAGTACGTGAAGTGCTGCGTTATACCGAAATCGCGCCAGTACCCGGTGCACCAGATTACGTGCTGGGTATCATTAACCTGCGTGGTAACGTGGTAACCGTTATCGACACTCGTTCTCGTTTTGGTTTGATGCAAGGTGAGATCACCGATAACACCCGTATCATCGTCATCGAATCTGAGCGCCAAGTGATTGGTATTCTGGTCGACAGCGTGGCCGAAGTGGTTTACCTGCGTTCTTCTGAAATTGACACCACACCAAGCGTTGGCACCGATGAAAGCTCGAAATTCATTCAGGGTGTAAGCAACCGTGACGGTAAACTACTGATCCTGGTAGACCTGAACAAGCTGCTTACCGATGAAGAATGGGATGAAATGGCTCATCTGTAA